From the Haemophilus parainfluenzae genome, the window TCTTTGAATGCGGAAATTGATAGCTGGTGGCCAATTTGGCATGAAGTTTGTCAAATTGTGAAAAAACGTCCATTAAGTTTATTTCTTCCCGTTCAATTAGATAAATAATCATTCTAAGTGCGGTCAAAAATATCAACGTTTTTGACCGCACTTTCTTTTCGACAAATTTAATTTGCGTTATCATGTTGCTCATCTAATGCGATAACTTTATGAATTATTCTAATGAAACCCACATTTCTTGAACTTCGTCACCTAAGAACCTTGCTTGCGTTAAAGGAAACGGGCAGCGTTTCAATGGCGGCAAAACGTGTTTATTTAACACAATCGGCACTTTCTCACCAAATTAAGTTAATGGAAGAACAATTCGGTTTACCTCTTTTTGAGCGTAAAAGTAATCCGTTGCGTTTTACCGCAGCTGGAGATCGTTTGATTCGTCTTGCCAATGAAATTCTTCCGAAAGTGATTGATGCAGAACGTGAACTTGCACGCGTAAAACATGGTGATGCAGGGCAATTACGAATTGCAGTAGAGTGTCATACTTGCTTCGACTGGTTAATGCCGGCGATGGATGAGTTTCGTCAGCATTGGAGCCTAGTAGAATTGGATATCGTCTCGGGTTTCCATACCGATCCTGTAGGATTGTTATTATCTCATCGTGCAGATTGGGCGATTGTATCCGACATTGAACAAAACGATGATGTTTTATTTAAGCCTCTGTTTTCTTATGAAATGGTGGGGATCTGTTCTAAAGATCATCCATTAGCCAATAAAGAGGTTTGGCAGGCGGAAGATTTCGCTGAAGAAACTTGGGTAACCTATCCCGTGCCTGATGATATGTTAGATTTATATCGTCAAGTATTGAAACCGAAAGGTATTAATCCACCTCGTCGTACAACAGAGCTAACGATCGCTTTGATCCAGTTAGTAGCGAGTCGTCGTGGCATTGCTACCGTGCCTTATTGGGCAGCATTACCTTATTTAGAAAAAGGGTATGTGGTGGCGCGTAAAATTACAGAAGAAGGGTTGTACAGTAACCTTTATGCGGCAATTCGTAAAGAAGATGCTAATTTAGCTTATATCGAAGATTTCCATCAAACAGTAAAAGCACAAAGTTTTTCGACCTTACCTGGTTTGTCTGTTTTAGAGTTGTAGTAGGTCAATATGTCAGAAGTAGTGACAGAAAATCCCATCAAAGCCGCAGCAAAAGCGGCATTTCCTTACAGCATGCCAATGCTTGCCGGCTTTTTATTTTTAGGCATAGCATACGGTATTTACATGAAAGCACTTGGATTCGGTGTTTGGTTCCCTGTGGCAATGGCAGCACTCATTTATGCGGGATCAGTGGAATTTATTGCCGCTGCCGCCTTAGTTATGCCTTTTTCGCCTTTAAGTGTTGCGTTGGTTACGCTGATGGTCAGTGGGCGCCAAATTTTTTATGGCATTTCCATGTTAGAAAAATATGGTGCTCAACTCGGGAAAAAACGTTGGTATTTAATTAGTACCCTAGTCGATGAAAGTTTTTCCCTTAACTATATGGCGAAGATCCCCGATCATTTAGATAAAGGCTGGTATATGTTCTTTGTCAGTTTTTATCTCCATCTTTATTGGGTTGTAGGAGCCGGATTAGGTAATCTATTTGGTTCAATCATTCCTTTTGATTTAAAAGGGGTAGAGTTTGGTATGACTGCACTTTTCCTGGTGATTTTTGCTGAAAACTGGCTCAAAGAGAAGTCTCATGAGAGCTCATTATTAGGTTTAGGTGTGGCTTTTGCATCGCTATTAATTGTTGGGAAAGAGCACTTTTTAGTGCCAACACTCATTAGTATTTGGATTCTGTTAACCGTAAGACGTCCTAAACTTTCATCTAAATTGGAGGCACTAAAATGACATTGATGGAACAAATTATCACCATTGTGATTTGTATTGTGTGCGTGCAATTTACCCGATTATTGCCTTTCTGGATCTTTCCCGCCAATCGCCCGATTCCAGAATATGTTCGTTATCTAGGTAAAGTACTACCAGCCGCGATGTTTGGGATGTTAGTGGTGTATTGCTATAAAAATGTGGATGTGTTGAGTGGTTATCATGGCTTGCCAGATTTTATTGCGGGAGCTTTGGTATTGGGATTGCATTTCTGGAAAAAGAACATGTTTCTTTCTATCTCGGCTGGCACAATTTTTTATATGTTTTTAGTGCAAAAAGTCTTTATCTAAGCGAATGTTGAGCGAAATAAAAATTTCTTGATATTGCAATCGGTTGCCTTTATTTCGCCTCTTTTCCTCAATTCCAAAATCTTTTATGATGCCACCTCAATCATTGTTGACGGAGAGATTTATGGAATTTAATTTCATCGAATTATTAGGTTATTTGGCAACATTCTTTGTGGCTGCGTCTTTTTTATTTAAATCGATTGTTCACTTGAGAGTTGTTAATGCAATTGGAGCGGTACTTTTTGTCATTTACAGTTTGATCATCAAATCTTATCCAGTTGCGCTTCTAAACGCATTCTTAGTTTTCGTTAACTTATATCAACTTTATCGTTTGAAAAAAGAGCAGCCGGCATCAAAAGTGCTTAAATAATTGACCGCACTTTTCCACGATTTACCCCCATATTTGATATAACGCAATCACCAGTGGCATAGTAAACATACAAAGCAGCGTCGTTACACCATAAATGGCGCTGGCTTTCTGTGGATTGTTGTTATAAATCACTGCCATTTGTGTCACGGTTGAAGCGGATGGGCTCGTGGTTGCTAAAAAGCTAATCAACACAATAATTTCGCCTTTTTCAGCCCAATGCACAAACCCAATCAGTTTTATTAATACCAATAATGCAATCGGAATAAGTAACAAGCGCAAAAGTGTGACTAAATAAATGCGTTTGGATGATACGATGCTCCGTAAAGGAATTGCCGCAATCAGCATACCCGCAACAAGCATGGCATTCGGACCAATAAACAAGCCAATTGAAGAGAGTGTACCATTGATAATACTTGGTAATTTAATTTGAAAAGCAAATAAAAATGCTCCGACGAGAATTGACCAAATATTGATGTTTTTGGTAATCATCTTCAAAGATAAATTTCCTTTTCCTACAATAATCAAACGGCAATGCGTCCAAAATAGAAAGGTTTGCACCACAATGAAACAGCTAGCGTAAATGACCCATTCTTTACCAAATAACGACATCACAATCGGAATAATTAAGTTACCAGAATTGGAATAAATCGAAGTGGCATGTTCAATTGGATCAAGGTTTAATAGGCGCTTTAACAGACTGCCAATAATAATCAGAATAACCTGAAGAAACACCGCCATAAACAGTGAAAGCTGTAAACCTTGTAGAATTTCAGGTGTGTAATCAATTTGAAAAGCTTCAATCATCACAGCTGGACTGATGACATAAAGCCCAATAACGGAAAGCGTCTTGCTATCTTCAGATTTTAATAATTTTGATTTAACCAACCCATAACCAATAAGCACAATAAGTGTCAGTTCAATAATTTTAGTGCCGAGTAAAAATGCGATGTCCATAGTGAATATTGATGAGAGAAATTAGCGCTATGAAAGAAGAAAAGGGCAAATAATTTGCCCTTTAAATTGATTGATATTATTCCCATTCTATCGTTGCTGGTGGTTTTCCGCTAATGTCGTACACGACGCGGGAAATGCCATTCACTTCGTTAATGATGCGGTTAGACACTTTGCCTAATAAATCATAAGGTAAATGAGCCCAATGTGCGGTCATAAAGTCGATGGTTTCTACCGCACGTAGTGAGATAACCCAATCGTATTTACGGCCATCGCCCATCACACCTACAGATTTTACTGGTAAGAATACGCTGAAGGCTTGGCTGGTTTTTTCATACCAACCGCTGTTGCGTAATTCTTCGATAAAGATTGCATCCGCACGGCGTAATAAATCGCAGTATTCTTTTTTCACTTCGCCTAATACACGCACGCCTAAGCCCGGACCAGGGAATGGGTGACGGTTGATCATTTCAGCCGGTAAGCCTAATGCTAAACCGATTTTACGTACTTCGTCTTTAAACAATTCACGTAACGGTTCAACTAAGCCAAGTTTCATATAGTCTGGTAAGCCACCTACGTTGTGGTGTGATTTAATCACATGTGCTTTACCGGTTTTGCTTGCTGCCGATTCGATCACGTCAGGATAGATTGTGCCTTGTGCCAACCATTTTACATTAGTGAGTTTTTTTGATTCATCATCGAATACATCTACGAATACTTTACCGATGATTTTACGTTTTGCTTCAGGATCAGATACGCCTTCAAGTTCACCTAAGAAACGACTTTCCGCATCAACACGGGTAATGTTCAAGCCGAATTTATCGCCAAACATTTCCATTACTTGATCGCCTTCGTGTAAGCGGAGTAAACCGTTATCCACGAATACGCAATGTAAGTTTTTGCCGATAGCACGGTGTAAAAGTAGTGCAACCACAGAAGAGTCCACACCACCAGATAAACCTAAAATCACTTCATCATTGCCCACTTGCTCTTTAATGCGAGCTACTGCATCTTCGATAATGTTTTCTGCTGTCCATTTGGTTTCACAGCCACAAATGTTCACCACGAAATTCATTAACAATTCCAAACCTTTTTTAGTGTGAGTTACTTCAGGGTGGAATTGTACACCGTAGAAACGACGATTTTCGTCAGACATCGCAGCAATTGGACAGGTTGGAGTCGTACCGGTAACTTGGAAGTTTTCAGGTAAACGCGTTACTTTATCGCCATGGCTCATCCATACATCCAATTTGCTGTCACCATCATTTAAATGAGCGAAAAGTGCAGTCGGATTATCCATTAAAACCGATGCATAGCCGAATTCACGATGATCAGAGGTTTCAGTTAAACCACCAAGTTGCATCGCCATGGTTTGCATACCGTAACAAATACCCAATACAGGCACGCCTGCATTAAATACATATTCTGGTGCACGTGGGCTATTTTCTTCAGTGGTACTTTCTGGACCACCAGAAAGAATGATACCGTCTGGATTAAATTGACGGATTTGTTCTTCAGTTACATCCCACGCCCAAAGTTCGCAGTACACACCGATTTCACGCACACGACGCGCAATCAGCTGAGTATATTGTGAACCAAAGTCGAGGATCAGAATTTTATGGTTGTGGATATTTGTCATTTATAATGCTCTTATTATTGATAGTATAGACGGTCAATTTTCTCCAAAATTTTGCAAAAATCAACCGCACTTTAAAACAACAAAAGGTGGGCTAAAGCCCACCTTACGGATTAGCCCATACGATAGTTTGGCGCTTCTTTAGTAATGGTTACGTCATGAACGTGGCTTTCTTTAATACCTGCACCACTGATGCGAACGAATTCTGCTTTTGTACGTAATTCTTCGATGGTTGCACAGCCAGTTAAGCCCATGCAAGAACGTAAGCCACCCATTTGTTGGTGGATAATTTCTTTTAAGTAACCTTTGTATGGAATACGGCCTTCGATACCTTCTGGTACGAGTTTGTCTGCAGCGTTATCAGATTGGAAGTAGCGGTCTGATGATCCTTTCGCCATCGCACCTAATGAGCCCATACCACGGTAAGATTTAAATGCACGACCTTGATAAAGTTCGATTTCACCTGGCGCTTCTTCAGTACCTGCGAACATAGAACCAACCATTACACAGCTCGCACCTGC encodes:
- a CDS encoding LysR family transcriptional regulator encodes the protein MKPTFLELRHLRTLLALKETGSVSMAAKRVYLTQSALSHQIKLMEEQFGLPLFERKSNPLRFTAAGDRLIRLANEILPKVIDAERELARVKHGDAGQLRIAVECHTCFDWLMPAMDEFRQHWSLVELDIVSGFHTDPVGLLLSHRADWAIVSDIEQNDDVLFKPLFSYEMVGICSKDHPLANKEVWQAEDFAEETWVTYPVPDDMLDLYRQVLKPKGINPPRRTTELTIALIQLVASRRGIATVPYWAALPYLEKGYVVARKITEEGLYSNLYAAIRKEDANLAYIEDFHQTVKAQSFSTLPGLSVLEL
- the azlC gene encoding azaleucine resistance protein AzlC, whose protein sequence is MSEVVTENPIKAAAKAAFPYSMPMLAGFLFLGIAYGIYMKALGFGVWFPVAMAALIYAGSVEFIAAAALVMPFSPLSVALVTLMVSGRQIFYGISMLEKYGAQLGKKRWYLISTLVDESFSLNYMAKIPDHLDKGWYMFFVSFYLHLYWVVGAGLGNLFGSIIPFDLKGVEFGMTALFLVIFAENWLKEKSHESSLLGLGVAFASLLIVGKEHFLVPTLISIWILLTVRRPKLSSKLEALK
- a CDS encoding branched-chain amino acid transporter permease yields the protein MTLMEQIITIVICIVCVQFTRLLPFWIFPANRPIPEYVRYLGKVLPAAMFGMLVVYCYKNVDVLSGYHGLPDFIAGALVLGLHFWKKNMFLSISAGTIFYMFLVQKVFI
- a CDS encoding YgjV family protein, translated to MEFNFIELLGYLATFFVAASFLFKSIVHLRVVNAIGAVLFVIYSLIIKSYPVALLNAFLVFVNLYQLYRLKKEQPASKVLK
- a CDS encoding AEC family transporter — encoded protein: MDIAFLLGTKIIELTLIVLIGYGLVKSKLLKSEDSKTLSVIGLYVISPAVMIEAFQIDYTPEILQGLQLSLFMAVFLQVILIIIGSLLKRLLNLDPIEHATSIYSNSGNLIIPIVMSLFGKEWVIYASCFIVVQTFLFWTHCRLIIVGKGNLSLKMITKNINIWSILVGAFLFAFQIKLPSIINGTLSSIGLFIGPNAMLVAGMLIAAIPLRSIVSSKRIYLVTLLRLLLIPIALLVLIKLIGFVHWAEKGEIIVLISFLATTSPSASTVTQMAVIYNNNPQKASAIYGVTTLLCMFTMPLVIALYQIWG
- the guaA gene encoding glutamine-hydrolyzing GMP synthase, translating into MTNIHNHKILILDFGSQYTQLIARRVREIGVYCELWAWDVTEEQIRQFNPDGIILSGGPESTTEENSPRAPEYVFNAGVPVLGICYGMQTMAMQLGGLTETSDHREFGYASVLMDNPTALFAHLNDGDSKLDVWMSHGDKVTRLPENFQVTGTTPTCPIAAMSDENRRFYGVQFHPEVTHTKKGLELLMNFVVNICGCETKWTAENIIEDAVARIKEQVGNDEVILGLSGGVDSSVVALLLHRAIGKNLHCVFVDNGLLRLHEGDQVMEMFGDKFGLNITRVDAESRFLGELEGVSDPEAKRKIIGKVFVDVFDDESKKLTNVKWLAQGTIYPDVIESAASKTGKAHVIKSHHNVGGLPDYMKLGLVEPLRELFKDEVRKIGLALGLPAEMINRHPFPGPGLGVRVLGEVKKEYCDLLRRADAIFIEELRNSGWYEKTSQAFSVFLPVKSVGVMGDGRKYDWVISLRAVETIDFMTAHWAHLPYDLLGKVSNRIINEVNGISRVVYDISGKPPATIEWE